A single Sporosarcina sp. FSL W8-0480 DNA region contains:
- a CDS encoding sugar diacid recognition domain-containing protein encodes MITKKLAEEIVEQTMVRLKWNLNVMDTNGMILASGEKERIDRIHEGAAHVVRTRQTLWINDENIADWHGTKPGVNMPIYFKDKLIGVIGVTGDPEELKDIATLVQLATEMMVHQAMITSEAEWKRKIKELVFEELVDGGPLPPIVIDRLALLEFNMTGPYLTLLVQTKNLPASPQRLIETMEEQFNRNTALIGLSKLHELFIVLSDVNLSVLERKLQKIHSLFQKDSTVRIGVGLPVENLEGIAHSYETAKSAIQYGHSAVTINYYDDIELIALLKSSSSKLSKRFVGRILDGLNEQLIETLVAFFEHDQAIGETAEALDIHRHTLTYRLKKVKELTTFDPTRFRDAVLFRIALLVRNS; translated from the coding sequence TTGATAACGAAGAAATTAGCGGAGGAAATCGTGGAACAAACGATGGTCCGATTGAAATGGAATTTGAATGTAATGGATACAAATGGAATGATTTTGGCTTCAGGGGAAAAAGAACGCATTGACCGAATCCATGAAGGGGCCGCGCATGTTGTCAGAACAAGGCAGACACTTTGGATCAATGATGAGAATATCGCAGACTGGCATGGTACAAAACCCGGTGTGAATATGCCCATATATTTTAAGGACAAACTAATCGGCGTCATAGGAGTAACAGGCGACCCTGAAGAATTAAAGGATATCGCAACGCTTGTCCAATTGGCGACTGAGATGATGGTTCACCAGGCAATGATTACATCAGAGGCCGAATGGAAACGAAAGATAAAAGAGCTCGTTTTTGAGGAATTAGTCGACGGCGGCCCGCTTCCACCGATTGTCATCGACAGGCTTGCCTTATTGGAATTCAACATGACAGGCCCTTATTTAACTTTGTTAGTGCAAACGAAAAATTTGCCTGCTTCCCCGCAGCGATTGATTGAGACGATGGAAGAGCAGTTCAATAGGAATACTGCTTTGATTGGTCTATCGAAATTGCACGAGCTGTTCATCGTTTTATCCGATGTGAATTTATCCGTTCTTGAAAGGAAACTACAGAAAATCCATAGCTTATTCCAAAAGGATTCTACTGTTCGAATTGGAGTCGGTTTGCCTGTTGAAAACCTTGAAGGCATTGCCCATTCATATGAAACGGCGAAGTCAGCTATTCAATATGGACATTCAGCTGTTACAATCAATTACTATGATGATATCGAACTCATTGCCCTTTTGAAAAGTTCATCATCCAAGTTAAGTAAACGCTTTGTCGGACGGATTTTAGATGGTTTGAATGAGCAGCTTATTGAAACGTTGGTGGCATTTTTTGAACATGACCAAGCGATTGGCGAAACAGCGGAAGCCTTGGATATCCATCGCCACACATTGACATATCGGTTGAAGAAAGTGAAGGAGTTGACCACATTTGACCCGACACGGTTTAGGGATGCAGTATTGTTTCGGATTGCGTTGTTGGTGAGGAATTCATAA
- a CDS encoding glutaredoxin domain-containing protein, whose protein sequence is MTNVATVYSTTTCPYCTMMKNYLTEQNIEFEEVLLTTDEEKQKLVEETGQRGVPQTKLNGKWILGFNPEAVQEALEG, encoded by the coding sequence ATGACAAATGTTGCAACGGTTTATTCAACAACTACATGCCCTTACTGCACGATGATGAAAAACTATTTGACTGAACAAAACATTGAATTTGAAGAAGTTCTTTTAACAACAGATGAAGAGAAGCAAAAGCTTGTTGAGGAAACTGGCCAAAGAGGCGTTCCTCAAACAAAGCTGAACGGCAAATGGATTTTGGGATTCAATCCCGAGGCGGTTCAAGAGGCTTTGGAAGGGTAA
- a CDS encoding MBL fold metallo-hydrolase, with amino-acid sequence MKVIPIGIWGGYPKANSATSSFLIEHDGFHCLFDCGSGVLSSLQNIIPLEKLDAVAISHYHADHIADIGSLQFSRIINYYLGKPAPPLPIYGHDQDEENFSKLSYKEQTVGVPIHENDVIKIGPFDVSFCETTHPVYCLAMKFTVNGRSVTLTADTEWRDELVEFARDTDLLISEANLYEEHLGKSPGHMAGSEAGKLAKMAGVRGLLLTHLPLHGDPTEILHAASKVYDGPAELAVVGKVYEV; translated from the coding sequence TTGAAAGTAATTCCTATCGGCATTTGGGGCGGCTATCCAAAAGCAAATAGCGCTACGTCCTCATTTTTAATCGAACATGATGGGTTTCATTGCCTCTTTGACTGCGGCAGCGGCGTCCTTTCTTCATTGCAAAATATCATTCCTCTTGAGAAGTTGGATGCGGTCGCCATCAGTCATTATCATGCAGATCATATTGCGGATATTGGGAGCTTGCAATTCAGCCGGATCATCAACTACTATCTCGGGAAACCTGCTCCCCCGTTACCAATTTACGGCCATGACCAAGATGAAGAGAATTTTAGTAAACTGTCTTATAAAGAGCAGACGGTAGGCGTTCCAATCCATGAAAATGACGTTATTAAAATTGGACCTTTTGACGTCTCATTCTGCGAAACGACACATCCGGTTTATTGCTTGGCTATGAAATTCACGGTTAACGGGCGTTCCGTCACGTTGACTGCTGATACTGAGTGGCGAGATGAACTTGTTGAATTTGCTCGTGATACAGATCTGTTGATCAGCGAAGCGAACTTATACGAAGAGCATTTGGGCAAATCTCCGGGACATATGGCGGGGAGCGAAGCGGGCAAGTTGGCGAAAATGGCGGGCGTGAGAGGTTTGTTGTTGACGCATTTGCCGTTGCATGGCGATCCGACAGAGATATTACATGCTGCGTCTAAAGTGTATGATGGGCCGGCGGAGTTGGCGGTTGTCGGGAAGGTGTATGAAGTTTGA
- a CDS encoding PepSY domain-containing protein, with protein MKKWMLVPALAGVLAIGGVALADDSVSSLEAAKNQLITLKKAKEVALQKVDGVVTEVELERDDNRYYYDIELHDEKFEYDVEVDAVSGKIIKFEKDDDDKKYVQTDEKQSVKTNAEQSLKVVQPTSEKKAVASSADQQKKRSENKGRLSKDQVLAIANKHASGVVTDFELDDYKYEIEMQDGNIEYELEIHAYSGAILSFERDDD; from the coding sequence ATGAAAAAATGGATGTTGGTTCCTGCATTAGCAGGGGTTTTAGCTATTGGTGGCGTCGCATTGGCGGATGATTCAGTTTCAAGCTTGGAGGCAGCCAAAAATCAGTTGATCACATTAAAGAAAGCAAAAGAGGTCGCACTACAAAAAGTCGACGGGGTTGTAACTGAAGTCGAGCTTGAAAGAGACGACAATCGCTACTATTATGATATCGAACTTCATGATGAAAAATTTGAATATGATGTAGAAGTGGATGCGGTCAGTGGTAAAATCATCAAGTTTGAAAAAGATGATGATGATAAAAAATATGTCCAAACCGATGAGAAGCAGAGCGTGAAGACGAATGCCGAACAGTCACTTAAAGTAGTCCAACCTACGTCTGAAAAAAAGGCCGTCGCATCGTCAGCTGACCAGCAAAAGAAGCGTTCGGAAAATAAGGGTAGATTGTCAAAAGACCAAGTACTCGCCATTGCAAATAAACATGCAAGCGGTGTAGTGACTGATTTTGAATTAGACGACTATAAATACGAGATTGAAATGCAAGACGGCAATATCGAATACGAGTTGGAAATCCATGCCTATTCCGGTGCCATCCTTTCATTTGAAAGAGACGACGACTGA
- a CDS encoding PepSY domain-containing protein, translated as MDILKKPWFIPIVLTIIIVIAGQLYTSGKLTKAETLTIQEIHSQLEEIYKGEVSNVVLDGSFYNAKVVRDGSEYEVKVEAETGKVLSLIQTKETTQSGAVVNNDKKQTPEERVTPPEKAASETGQSPEGNTSSSSQQKPKPKSKPSTPANEQKTVLISEKQAANIGMSQLPSGMIGEVDDVEFVKTTEGGYYLVQIDIDTEDDLDEVTYQIHAISGKVLTVTWDD; from the coding sequence ATGGATATATTAAAAAAGCCTTGGTTCATCCCAATTGTTTTGACAATTATTATTGTCATTGCCGGCCAGCTATACACATCAGGAAAGCTAACGAAAGCGGAAACATTAACGATACAGGAGATACATTCACAATTAGAAGAGATTTATAAAGGAGAAGTAAGTAACGTCGTTTTGGATGGCTCGTTCTATAACGCGAAAGTAGTGAGGGACGGTTCGGAATACGAGGTGAAAGTTGAAGCGGAAACAGGGAAGGTTCTCTCACTCATTCAGACGAAAGAAACAACTCAATCAGGTGCTGTCGTAAATAATGATAAAAAACAGACCCCCGAAGAAAGAGTGACGCCACCAGAGAAAGCCGCTTCGGAAACCGGACAATCACCTGAGGGAAATACTTCAAGCTCGTCCCAACAAAAGCCAAAACCAAAAAGTAAACCATCTACTCCCGCGAACGAGCAAAAAACAGTGCTTATTTCAGAAAAACAGGCAGCAAACATAGGAATGTCGCAATTGCCATCAGGAATGATCGGTGAAGTGGATGATGTCGAATTCGTCAAAACGACTGAGGGCGGATATTATTTAGTCCAAATCGACATTGATACTGAAGATGATTTGGATGAAGTTACGTATCAAATTCATGCGATTTCCGGAAAAGTACTGACGGTCACTTGGGATGACTAA
- a CDS encoding HAMP domain-containing sensor histidine kinase: MKLKQKIHVFSTLLMFIILVLANLVIYFLFERMSHNTEYQQLVGHSKELTAALSDLETEKDAGILLRAFVPPNGAISIVDSENKSLINVQSVEGLGKINEQVKPEQSYLIGAFNGTESISIATPIIWPTGEVVTLQMTQLLTDVEANMRVLKYVLTGVTIFAMLPIILSSMTLGKIVTQPIEKLITAMNLNRQSGTYEKMTGNENGKDELAQMERMFNEMMEQLEQNFRKQEQFVSNASHELKTPLTVIESYTRLLMRRGFDNREVVDEALNAVISETKRMKDMIAQMLDLAKSSEAQTFEFTDVNLNRLLEGVVKPLRQAYGREIIIEAEGESIVETDGKFVKQLLFILLDNARKYSEREIVATITERENDVEVSVKDYGKGIPQKDLPHIFDRFYRVDSDRSRKTGGTGLGLSIAKEIAEGLGATMTIESVVDMGSVIRVFIPKKREGSQ; this comes from the coding sequence ATGAAATTAAAACAAAAAATCCATGTGTTTTCTACATTATTGATGTTCATAATTCTCGTTTTAGCGAATCTCGTCATTTATTTCCTTTTCGAGAGGATGTCTCATAATACGGAATACCAGCAATTGGTTGGCCATTCAAAGGAACTGACCGCAGCGTTGAGCGATTTGGAAACGGAAAAGGATGCTGGTATCCTTTTGCGTGCGTTCGTTCCTCCCAATGGTGCGATTTCAATTGTCGACAGTGAGAACAAATCACTTATCAATGTCCAATCTGTAGAAGGTTTAGGGAAGATCAATGAACAGGTTAAGCCCGAGCAGTCATACTTAATTGGTGCGTTTAATGGAACTGAATCGATATCCATAGCCACTCCAATTATCTGGCCGACTGGGGAAGTCGTCACGTTGCAAATGACACAATTGCTAACAGACGTCGAGGCCAATATGAGGGTGTTGAAATATGTACTGACCGGAGTAACGATATTTGCAATGCTTCCCATCATTTTATCCAGTATGACATTAGGAAAGATTGTCACCCAGCCGATCGAAAAGCTCATCACAGCAATGAATCTAAACAGGCAGTCCGGAACATATGAAAAAATGACCGGCAATGAGAACGGTAAAGACGAGCTTGCGCAAATGGAGCGGATGTTCAATGAAATGATGGAGCAGCTTGAACAGAATTTCAGGAAACAGGAGCAGTTTGTTTCAAACGCCTCTCATGAATTAAAAACGCCGCTGACAGTCATCGAAAGCTATACAAGGTTGTTGATGAGACGCGGCTTCGATAATCGAGAAGTAGTGGATGAAGCATTGAATGCCGTCATTTCGGAAACTAAGAGAATGAAAGACATGATCGCACAAATGTTGGATTTGGCAAAAAGTAGCGAAGCACAAACATTTGAATTTACGGATGTCAATCTGAATCGATTGTTAGAAGGCGTTGTGAAGCCACTGCGCCAAGCATATGGAAGAGAAATTATCATCGAAGCCGAGGGCGAATCAATTGTTGAAACGGACGGAAAGTTTGTGAAGCAATTATTATTTATACTCCTTGATAACGCAAGGAAATATAGTGAGCGGGAAATTGTCGCAACCATTACCGAGCGGGAAAACGATGTGGAAGTGTCCGTGAAGGATTATGGCAAGGGAATCCCACAGAAAGATTTACCGCATATTTTCGATCGGTTCTACAGGGTGGATTCAGATAGAAGTCGGAAGACAGGTGGTACCGGCTTGGGACTTTCTATAGCGAAGGAGATTGCGGAAGGGTTAGGCGCAACAATGACGATTGAAAGTGTAGTCGACATGGGCTCTGTCATCCGGGTTTTCATTCCGAAAAAAAGGGAAGGCTCTCAGTGA
- a CDS encoding response regulator transcription factor yields MRVGEHILIVEDEESIARVLQLELEFEGYSVDIAYTGTDGLIKFRESDWDLVLLDLMLPGMNGLDVLRRIRATRCGTPVILMTAKSDVEDKVTGLDLGANDYVTKPFEIDELLARIRSAIRTSQKKVEIPVKDEFLHEFADLSVQEQSREVKRNGKLIDLTPREYDLLLHLIRHPNQVLSREQLLDAVWGFDYYGDTNVVDVYIRYVRKKIDHPDEPSLIQTVRGVGYALKETSL; encoded by the coding sequence ATTCGTGTGGGTGAACATATATTGATTGTTGAAGACGAAGAAAGTATCGCACGAGTTCTACAATTGGAACTTGAGTTCGAAGGATATTCAGTCGACATAGCCTATACCGGCACGGATGGCCTTATTAAATTCCGTGAGAGCGATTGGGATCTTGTATTGCTCGATTTAATGCTGCCTGGGATGAACGGCCTGGATGTGCTGAGAAGGATTAGAGCGACGAGATGTGGGACACCTGTAATATTAATGACAGCAAAAAGCGATGTTGAAGATAAGGTGACTGGACTTGACTTAGGGGCCAATGATTATGTGACGAAGCCATTCGAAATTGACGAACTACTTGCACGTATCCGATCAGCTATTCGAACATCTCAGAAGAAAGTGGAAATCCCTGTCAAAGACGAGTTCCTCCATGAATTCGCAGATTTATCCGTTCAAGAACAGTCGCGTGAAGTGAAGCGAAATGGAAAGTTAATTGATTTGACGCCAAGGGAATATGATCTACTGCTTCACTTGATTCGCCATCCAAATCAAGTGCTTTCGCGCGAGCAGCTGCTTGATGCGGTGTGGGGCTTTGACTATTACGGCGACACGAATGTGGTCGATGTCTACATCCGCTATGTTCGGAAGAAGATTGATCATCCGGATGAGCCTTCTCTCATTCAAACTGTGCGCGGGGTAGGCTATGCATTGAAGGAAACTTCTTTATGA
- a CDS encoding undecaprenyl-diphosphate phosphatase encodes MELFDLIKALILGFVEGMTEFAPVSSTGHLIIVDDMWLKTEEFLGKYPANTFKIVIQLGSILAVVVVFWKRLLSLVGLYKVDGKKMTKRFNLLHVIVGMLPAVVLGFAFKDFIDDHLFGVKTVIFALVAGAILMIVADKFGPKRPKVQSLDQITYRQAFTVGLVQCLSLWPGFSRSGATISGGVLFGMNHRTAADFTFIMAVPIMAGASLVSVLKNWEYMSMDYISFYVVGFISAFVFSLISIRFFLKLISKVKLVPFALYRIFLAIVLAAIVFL; translated from the coding sequence ATGGAATTATTTGATCTGATTAAGGCATTAATACTTGGTTTTGTAGAGGGGATGACCGAGTTTGCTCCGGTATCCTCGACGGGCCATCTCATCATCGTGGATGATATGTGGTTGAAAACGGAAGAGTTTTTAGGTAAATATCCTGCCAACACATTTAAAATCGTTATTCAACTTGGATCGATTTTAGCAGTTGTCGTCGTATTTTGGAAAAGATTGCTTAGCTTGGTTGGGCTTTATAAAGTAGATGGGAAAAAGATGACCAAAAGGTTTAACCTATTGCATGTCATCGTCGGCATGCTGCCAGCTGTTGTTTTAGGTTTTGCGTTCAAAGACTTTATCGATGATCATTTATTTGGCGTCAAAACAGTGATTTTCGCGCTTGTCGCAGGGGCGATCCTCATGATTGTTGCGGACAAATTCGGTCCTAAGCGACCAAAAGTCCAATCTTTGGATCAAATCACATACCGTCAGGCGTTCACTGTCGGCCTTGTTCAATGTTTGTCGTTATGGCCAGGTTTTTCGCGGTCCGGTGCAACGATTTCGGGCGGTGTGCTCTTTGGGATGAACCATAGGACAGCTGCTGATTTCACGTTCATCATGGCAGTTCCGATCATGGCGGGTGCAAGTCTTGTTTCTGTGTTGAAAAACTGGGAATACATGTCGATGGATTATATTTCATTTTACGTCGTCGGATTTATTAGCGCATTTGTATTCTCGCTCATTTCAATCCGATTCTTCTTGAAATTAATTTCAAAAGTGAAGCTTGTACCGTTTGCTTTATATCGGATTTTCTTGGCAATCGTACTTGCTGCAATTGTATTTTTATAA
- a CDS encoding DedA family protein: MENWITEFIGENGYFGVFFLLLVENIFPPIPSEIILTFSGFMTGFTTMTKTGVIIAATIGSVVGAMVLYSIGLLVDVERMERIVEKHGRYLRLTKKDLRRAEGWFDKYGPWTVFFCRLVPLVRSLISVPAGMSHMNFPFFILLTTIGSFIWNAILVTIGFKVGENWESIIHYMDVYSMIVYVVLGISGLASFIGYIRFRRKRA; encoded by the coding sequence ATGGAAAATTGGATAACGGAATTTATTGGGGAGAATGGTTATTTCGGCGTCTTTTTTTTATTGTTAGTGGAAAATATTTTCCCTCCAATCCCGTCTGAAATTATTTTGACGTTCAGTGGGTTCATGACTGGTTTTACAACAATGACGAAAACGGGCGTCATCATCGCAGCGACAATCGGTTCTGTCGTTGGTGCGATGGTTCTTTACAGTATCGGGCTGTTAGTCGATGTGGAAAGAATGGAAAGGATTGTCGAGAAGCATGGCCGCTATCTTCGCTTGACGAAAAAGGATCTGCGTCGGGCAGAAGGCTGGTTTGATAAATACGGACCGTGGACAGTTTTTTTCTGTCGTCTCGTTCCTCTTGTACGTAGCCTTATTTCCGTTCCGGCAGGTATGTCGCATATGAACTTCCCGTTTTTTATTTTGCTAACCACAATTGGAAGCTTCATTTGGAATGCAATTCTTGTTACAATAGGATTTAAAGTCGGAGAAAATTGGGAATCAATCATCCACTATATGGATGTCTATTCAATGATTGTCTATGTAGTGTTGGGAATTAGTGGTTTAGCGAGTTTTATTGGATACATTCGCTTCCGCAGAAAGAGGGCTTAA
- a CDS encoding DUF4139 domain-containing protein, producing MPIQIPKSTITSCSLTVYSDGFALVKDTRPIPQVQKNDWVHFIGVSKRLDKDSVIVEGADVSELVYEYDLMDELRIYERYLGRQLIMKDPYSKADRKYTLLRANGPIVVQDVETNELIINPRGEIRFPEIEGGNHIEPTLVWQVEEQRSEEVCVSYLTGGVSWKADYVISLHGDQFDLSGWLTMKNYSGVTFNDTKLRLISGKLSKAGNETEEKSKELSKNEKSTADAFSDFHTYTFPKQINLEDRQQKQLRLLSSTKSQARMVYEINEQTSNPDIFIEFDNTVENGLGFPLPAGVFKMYRTSPQDGSAEFIGEYRIKHTEAGEKIRLKSGEACDIKVNSKKSGKYKEGGYEYTEYEYTICNTKETPIEAVIRQQIPGHLWTVDESSHKWNKKRDKILLPVHVPVNKEETVKFTIRHDRSARRTIGF from the coding sequence ATGCCAATTCAAATTCCAAAATCTACTATTACATCCTGTTCCCTGACCGTATACAGTGATGGTTTTGCGCTTGTGAAAGACACTCGTCCAATTCCTCAGGTTCAAAAAAATGATTGGGTTCATTTTATTGGTGTGTCTAAAAGGCTCGACAAGGATTCCGTTATCGTAGAAGGGGCCGACGTATCGGAGCTTGTCTATGAGTATGATTTGATGGATGAATTAAGGATTTATGAGAGATATCTTGGTCGTCAATTAATCATGAAAGACCCCTATTCAAAAGCGGATCGCAAGTACACACTTTTACGTGCAAATGGACCGATAGTCGTGCAAGATGTTGAAACGAATGAGCTCATCATCAATCCAAGAGGTGAAATTCGATTTCCGGAAATCGAAGGTGGGAATCATATAGAACCGACGCTGGTATGGCAGGTCGAAGAGCAAAGAAGTGAGGAAGTGTGTGTATCCTACCTGACGGGCGGCGTCTCGTGGAAGGCGGATTATGTCATCTCTTTACATGGTGACCAATTTGACCTTTCGGGCTGGCTGACGATGAAAAATTATTCCGGTGTCACTTTCAACGACACAAAACTTCGTCTCATTTCAGGGAAGCTAAGCAAGGCCGGAAATGAAACTGAAGAGAAAAGTAAAGAGTTATCCAAGAATGAAAAATCGACTGCAGATGCGTTTTCAGACTTTCACACATACACTTTCCCGAAGCAGATTAACTTGGAAGATCGTCAACAGAAACAACTACGCCTTCTTTCGTCAACAAAATCGCAAGCACGAATGGTTTATGAGATAAACGAACAGACATCAAATCCGGATATTTTCATTGAATTTGACAATACGGTGGAAAATGGTCTTGGATTTCCATTGCCAGCGGGTGTTTTTAAGATGTACCGAACGAGTCCGCAGGACGGAAGTGCAGAATTTATCGGAGAATATCGCATTAAACATACGGAGGCTGGCGAAAAGATTCGATTAAAATCCGGTGAGGCGTGCGACATAAAAGTAAATAGTAAAAAGTCCGGAAAATATAAAGAAGGCGGCTATGAGTACACGGAGTATGAATATACAATTTGCAATACGAAAGAAACGCCAATAGAAGCGGTAATTCGTCAGCAGATTCCCGGACACTTGTGGACAGTGGATGAGTCGTCGCATAAGTGGAATAAAAAGCGCGATAAAATCTTGCTTCCTGTACATGTACCTGTGAATAAAGAGGAAACCGTGAAATTCACTATCCGTCATGACCGGTCTGCAAGAAGAACAATTGGTTTTTAA
- a CDS encoding acyl-CoA dehydrogenase family protein, translating into MARYRFETDEHVLFRETLRKFLLKEAAPYYDEWEKNRLVPISFWRRLGEMGFLCPQVEEQYGGLGLDFSYGVIIGEEMERIGAGLTGVGLHNDIVVPYIESFGSEEQKKRWLPGCISADWITGVAMTEPGTGSDLANIQTTAIKDGDHYIVNGQKTFITNGVNGNLFLVVVKTNPQAEPKHRGISLLMIEEGTPGFTKGRKLDKVGMHSQDTAELYFEDCRVPFANLIGEEGKGFSYLMEKLQQERLVVAFAAQTASEDMLQMTLDYVKSREAFGKPVGSFQNTQFKLAEIATKVELGKTFLESLIEDHIAGKDVVTKVSMAKYWITETAREISAECMQLHGGYGYMEEYKIARRYRDIPVASIYAGTNEIMKMIIAKNMGL; encoded by the coding sequence ATGGCGCGCTATCGATTTGAAACGGATGAACATGTCTTGTTCAGGGAGACGCTTCGGAAATTCCTACTGAAAGAGGCGGCTCCGTATTACGATGAATGGGAAAAGAACCGACTCGTTCCTATCAGTTTTTGGCGAAGGCTTGGCGAAATGGGTTTCCTTTGTCCACAAGTGGAGGAACAATACGGGGGCCTCGGGCTCGACTTTAGCTATGGAGTCATCATCGGCGAAGAAATGGAACGTATCGGGGCGGGGTTGACAGGTGTCGGTTTACATAATGATATCGTCGTTCCCTATATTGAATCTTTCGGGTCGGAGGAGCAGAAGAAACGATGGTTGCCGGGTTGCATATCGGCGGATTGGATAACCGGTGTAGCGATGACGGAACCGGGGACGGGTTCGGATCTTGCTAATATCCAGACAACCGCCATCAAGGACGGCGATCATTATATTGTAAATGGCCAAAAAACATTTATTACAAATGGCGTGAATGGGAACCTGTTCCTCGTCGTTGTTAAAACGAATCCGCAGGCTGAGCCGAAACATCGGGGAATCAGTTTACTGATGATTGAAGAGGGGACACCCGGATTTACAAAAGGAAGGAAGCTTGACAAGGTCGGCATGCACTCACAGGATACCGCCGAATTATATTTTGAAGATTGTCGAGTTCCCTTTGCCAATTTGATCGGCGAAGAGGGGAAGGGCTTCAGCTATCTAATGGAAAAGCTTCAGCAGGAAAGATTGGTTGTTGCGTTTGCCGCGCAGACGGCTTCCGAAGATATGCTTCAAATGACACTCGATTATGTGAAATCACGTGAGGCATTCGGGAAACCGGTCGGTTCATTCCAAAATACGCAGTTCAAGCTTGCTGAAATCGCGACGAAAGTTGAACTGGGAAAGACATTTCTTGAATCTCTCATTGAGGACCATATAGCAGGAAAGGACGTCGTAACGAAAGTATCCATGGCAAAGTATTGGATAACCGAGACGGCGCGCGAAATATCTGCAGAATGTATGCAGCTTCACGGGGGCTATGGATATATGGAAGAATACAAGATTGCAAGAAGGTATCGTGATATCCCGGTTGCGTCAATTTACGCCGGGACGAATGAAATTATGAAAATGATTATCGCTAAGAATATGGGATTATAA
- a CDS encoding 3-hydroxyacyl-CoA dehydrogenase: protein MEMKDTVAIVTGGASGLGEATTRRIVSNGGKVAIFDLNEERGQALVGELGKDSVLFLKTNVASSSEVERNVAEAVSTFGKVNAVVNCAGIATPGKVVSKGGPMALERFEQVIQVNLVGTFNVIRIAAAAMMENEPNEDGERGVIVNTASVAAFEGQIGQAAYSASKGGVVGMTLPIAREFASSGIRVMTIAPGLVETPLFAGLPEPAQHALVEMTLFPKRLGRPDEYAKLVESIFTNPLLNGEVIRLDGAIRMQAK from the coding sequence ATGGAAATGAAAGATACTGTGGCAATTGTTACGGGTGGAGCTTCGGGTTTAGGGGAGGCGACAACAAGAAGAATCGTATCTAACGGCGGAAAGGTTGCCATTTTTGATCTGAATGAAGAACGGGGTCAAGCTTTGGTCGGGGAGTTGGGGAAGGACTCTGTTTTATTCCTTAAAACAAATGTAGCAAGTTCGAGCGAGGTTGAACGAAATGTAGCTGAGGCGGTTTCCACATTTGGAAAAGTGAACGCGGTCGTGAATTGTGCAGGGATTGCGACGCCAGGGAAAGTGGTGTCGAAAGGTGGACCGATGGCGCTTGAACGTTTTGAACAGGTCATCCAAGTGAATTTAGTAGGAACGTTCAATGTAATCCGGATTGCGGCAGCAGCCATGATGGAAAATGAACCGAATGAGGATGGAGAGCGCGGAGTAATCGTCAACACAGCTTCTGTTGCGGCATTCGAAGGACAAATCGGGCAAGCGGCATACAGTGCATCAAAAGGCGGTGTCGTTGGAATGACATTGCCGATTGCAAGGGAATTTGCGTCATCTGGTATCCGTGTAATGACGATTGCACCGGGTCTTGTCGAGACGCCTTTATTCGCAGGCCTACCTGAACCTGCCCAACATGCACTGGTGGAAATGACATTATTCCCCAAACGACTTGGTCGTCCAGATGAGTATGCAAAATTGGTGGAAAGCATCTTCACGAATCCGTTGTTGAATGGCGAAGTAATCAGACTGGACGGAGCCATTCGGATGCAGGCGAAATAA